In Scomber japonicus isolate fScoJap1 chromosome 3, fScoJap1.pri, whole genome shotgun sequence, the genomic window gttaagcccacatcatgatttatttatagaacataaaaaaatatgtatttcaaagaattaaaaacagcaatatatgtattcagtaacatgttaaatattaaaaaatgaggaaaaaaccctcctgagtaaaatcttaaaggtctgacttcagatgtaacctcctttataatcatcaacattttcattagtaactttaatttaataacattttgtttCTCAGTAACtttaacagattacagttacatttattttgtagttaaacatgtaactagttactctccGACACTGATTGTTACCTACCGGCTGTGAGACTCCTGATAGGCTCAGGgcctctgtgatgtcactgaccGACATGGCTTGGGgtaaatcctgtttattagcgAACACCAGTAAGGTTGCGGCTCTCAGTTCGTCATCTTCTaactgcaacacacaaacaagactCAAGTTGTGATAAACTGGAACTTTTCTTTAAGCGATGAAATAAGAAGTGTTGAAGtattaactcttacatactgttcatattttgactcacaattagtctctacaccaattaaAATCCATAAGTTCcccattagtcattaataaatgtttgattaatcctaaatgaagagtgtattatattaatttatggGACAAAAGACATTCATAATCATGATTTTATGAAATAGTGGAGAACGTTTTATAGATTATGAAgaatacagcaacatgttttGTAAAAAAAGGCTGTGCTCCCATGCACTGTTCGCTGGAGTCTCTGATTTCCGACGCTGCTCTGTGTACACAAATGCATCACTCACTCTGCGTGCCTGCACCTGTAGAGCGAGTGCGACAGAGAGACTACAGCAGGACCTGACTGtttgtcaccatggcaacgtaaaacggacttttttttgttgttgtgtgcgTCCATAAATAAGTGAGTTACAAAGTCCTTTAAGTTTGTTATGTTGTGTGATATATTATTTTGTCGCCATGAGTgtaataaaaagtgtttaatgCATCCAAATTCATTGTTAAGAGCTCGCTGCTGCATTGTGCTAATTGATGATCGTACGGTTAATGAGCGTTATGCTAGCTAGTTAAGTCTGTTGTACATTGTATTTGCTATTTTATGCTAATATGAATGTACACTGTAAACTTGTTGAATgttatttagcatttatttagtgtttattttatgctAAAGTTAATAGCTCTGATGTTAGCGGTTATATATGCAGTTATGTCTTGTATTGATGTTTATGTCAGATTGTAATTGTTAATCAATCTGTATTGCTGATCTCTGTTGTTGCAGAACCACACGCACAAAAGTATTCAAATGGCTAGATAAACGGTCAAATATCTACCTGGActcctcatctttttttcccctacaCTCTCACCTGAATAATCACAATTAGTGTCCTGACCCGACACCCTGAAGTGTTTGCTGCCACACctacacatttttcatattctTCCACACATGTTTGAATGGCCATACAGTTTAAATTTCtacatttacacatacaaaaaaatgtgtatcagctgcacacaaaaaacaattgGGTCATAATAGGAAAAGCCTGGCTAAAATAAATGCGTGTCgtatgtttttacagctcttaaatgtaaaaaatgggtcagtatataagggttaaagttgaagtatgtaactctgacaccaagtgtttagaaatggtactgcggcccacgttcaaaacactggagagagctgttactcctcgccccctccctgccagaatctacttcacgcgggttgccagttgttggacatGATTCTGCATATCCTCCTCCGTATCAGCGGTAACCGTCTCCagccgtctccatgtttcaaaggcatctcctatacatacccttgttttgtttctctaattgtcacgacgtatttgagagtcataatgaggtttattttggttttgtaacatcagactgcagctcagtggcacctggcaacctggatgctgaaacactactgacttggtgattggtagctaggtggtgggtggagcatcagtactgacttggtgattggtagataggtggtgggtggagcatcaggccaaaacacagaatgacaacataaacatgacttgagggctgcaactgagcttttccaatgtgaatattctggctggactactactgtcagtgatatcagtgtttcaaatgaacatgattccttaatgtctggtgacatttagggcaattttatgattacttggaatatatttgttacatacagctactttaagtGATTAAAGAAGAAGACATGATGTATTAAAGAGTAAAGCTTGTTACCATCTTGTGCAGCTCGTCAGCAGCTTCTTTGATCCTCTCAGGGTCGGTGCTGTCCACCACAAATATCAGACCctgaagaagaaagagacagatgttAATACAGATGTTCTGCAGTAATAACAGTGATGTAATAGGCCTAGTAACAGCTGCAGTATTACCTTTGTGTTCTCCCAGTAATGTTTCCACAAAGGTCTGATGACTGACCGACCGCCAATATCCCAAAGTGTAAAACTGATGTTCTTGTGTTCCACTATCTGTACATTAAaacctgcacacatacacacacataatacataaCTTTGTATTACAGGTGCAAATTTGGTTTAACAGGAAGGAGGCTGACCAATAGTTGGGGTAGTGGTGACGACCTTAGCCAGCGTCAGTTTGGACAGGATAGTGGTTTTCCCTGCTTCATCCAGACCcactgcagaaacacacacacattaattagCAAGTACAACTGTTATTACCGCTGCTGCTGGTATGAGTGCTACTATGGTAAATGgtctgtacttatatagcgaatttctagtctttacgaccactcaaagcgctttacatgacatctcattcatccattcacacacattcatacactgatggcaggagataccacgcagggtgccaacctgctcatcagggggaatttaaccattcattcacattcatgcagcaacgggagcaatttggggttaagtgtcttgcccaaagacacatcgacatgtggactggagccaggaattgaaccgccaatctaccaattggaggatgaccgctctacctcctgagccacagctgcccccaAATACTATAATGACTTCAGGCTTAGAGTAATTTCTGGGAACATTACATCAGACCGGCATCGGCTTGAAAATGGAATTACAACTGTCTGTACCATCTTCGTTATCTGTTCACCCTTGTGATGAACAAGGTGGTCAAGGCAGCAGAGACTGAGTGCAGAGGCATTTGGCAGCCCCCCATTAAAGCCTTCATGGACGACCATACTGGCACCACAACATCAGTGCTGGAGGCAGGTGGATCCTTCAGGGCCTAGTGAAACTCATAGCCTAGGCAAGAATGAGTTTCAAGCCCACCATATCCAGGTCCAGGTTGGGCCTACCACACAGCAGCGCTCTACGGAAGGAGCAATAAACTCCAGCTCTCCTTCAGCAGTCTTGACGAGGAGTTCGGAGTCTCTCATACTCATAcacataagataagatattcctttattagtcccacaatggggggatttgcattattacagcagcaagtggacagtaaaatagaatatatacagcacatttcatacccaggggcaactcaatgtgctttacataaaaacaaaacatttaacagtaagaattggaaacaaataacataaaaacatacaattatagTGAAGGCAAAATAGAAAGGCAGGTTCCTCTGTGGGGAGGGGCTTTGAAGGCAGGAGCAGCGcagcaaagaggaagaagaagggaccTGGAGGAAATTatctgtcctctttttttctcataactACTTACTGCAGTTTTAAAACCTCACCTataacagataaaacacaagtaatacaaatgaagacaaatattATGAATCTAATTACTCTATTACATTGGCTACAAACATGGCAAaacattacaagaaaaaaaaaactaccatGACATTTATTGATTCTCAGAGTAAATAATATTACTGCTGGAGTTAAATCTCACCCATGAAAATCTTAATACGTGTGGTGAGCATCTCGGTGAGTGTCGGTGTGTGGTCGGTGTCTCCTCTGGTtttaaagagcagcagcagatcggtgtgtgtgtgtgtgtgtgtgtgtcggtgtctCCTCTGGTTTtatagaggagcagcagcagtgtgtgtgtgtgtgtgtgtgtgtgtgtgtgtgtgtgtgtgtgtgtgtgtcggtgtgttcTTCATGCTGTCAGCTCTGTACACGGTGGAAGCGGAGGAGCAGGCAGTATTTACAGCACGACGGaatgacccgccctactctgcctctgattggctattCTCTTCAGATGCGTTGGTTTGATTGGTTAGAATTCGAAGTGACGAGTGATTGATCAGAGTAAGAGCCAATTAGAGGCAGAGTGGGGCGGGTCTTTTCAGAAAACTCCGTAATTCCGCAATCCTGGGTTTTTGGTGGATACTACCAAACGCGGCTGTTTGAAGACGCagcaggaaaacagaaaaaataaagtagaGCTTCCAGATCAGCCTCTACTGGATCTGGTTGGAGAGCCAGTCCAGACCCTCGGCCAGACCCGTACCACTCACAGCAGAGGACGCCTGGACAaaccactgcacacacacacacacacacacacacacacacacacacacacacacacacacacacacacacacacacacacacacacacagataaacagattaTTACAACCTGAACTGTCTGATTACATATTACTgtttactctatttaaaatgtaataagtaatgtaactatctcaattacttaatcaaattaatgtaacttattacatttgattacttttctaattttctaaccaatgttttcagctgttagggtaaatgtttctattaagcaccaaaatctaagttcaggtgttgtcatggatactgacatgatttataagggcgatcatttcttataaagcaacatttatctctcatatgaaaatgtattcattagttcatgtagattttggaatataaaataaagatatttgatgaaaaaagtaaaaaatctgGTAAGAGCTTAactggtactgtgacaccaaataagcccacatcatgatttatttacaaaatctaaaaaatattgatttcaaagaattaaaaacagtaatatatgtattcagtaacatgttaaatattaaaacatgaggtAAAAACCTTCCTGagaaaaatcttaaaggtctgacttcagattcaagattcaaggaCATGTCAGACATGTGAGTGAGATATAGTACTCACGTCTCagatactaaaataaattaaatctaatttaaaaacaagctcAAACAGGctaaaacatcataaaacataGTTAAAGTGACGGGTAGTATAAAGTGCATTTATCGAGGCAGAGTCCGaacagatgtaacctcctttataatcatcaacattttcattagtaactttaatttaatgacattttttgtcaGTAACtttaacagattacagttacatttattttgtagttaaacatgtaactagttactctccGACACTGATTGTTACCTACCGGCTGTGAGACTCCTGATAGGCTCAGGgcctctgtgatgtcactgaccGACATGGCTTGGGGTAAATCCTGTTTGTTAGCGAACACCAGTATGGGCATGTCTTTCAGTCGGTCAAGTTTTAACTACAGCACACAAACAAGACTCAAGTTGTGATAAACTGGAACTTTTCTTTAAGTGATGAAATAAGAAGTGTTGAAGtattaactcttacatactgttcatattttgactcacaattagtctctacaccaattaaAATCCATAAGTTCcccattagtcattaataaatgtttgattaatcctaaatgaagagtgtattatattaattt contains:
- the LOC128355349 gene encoding ADP-ribosylation factor 4-like, producing MLTTRIKIFMGEVLKLHPSPQRNLPFYFAFTIIVLGLDEAGKTTILSKLTLAKVVTTTPTIGFNVQIVEHKNISFTLWDIGGRSVIRPLWKHYWENTKGLIFVVDSTDPERIKEAADELHKMLEDDELRAATLLVFANKQDLPQAMSVSDITEALSLSGVSQPWFVQASSAVSGTGLAEGLDWLSNQIQPVEADLEALL